In one Agrobacterium tumefaciens genomic region, the following are encoded:
- the rsmD gene encoding 16S rRNA (guanine(966)-N(2))-methyltransferase RsmD yields MRIVGGEFRGRTLAAPKSNSIRPTIDRTRESLFNILSHAYPESLDGTRVLDVFAGTGAVGLEALSRGCRVALFVENGVEGRGLLWENIDALGLHGRARILRRDATKLGGVNNIEPFDLLFADPPYGHGHGEKAFAAAHGGGWLTPGALAILEERGDVAVNVDPAFKLLESRIFGDTKMHFYRYEP; encoded by the coding sequence ATGCGGATCGTAGGCGGTGAGTTCCGCGGCCGGACACTGGCCGCGCCGAAATCGAATTCCATTCGTCCGACCATCGACAGGACGCGGGAAAGCCTCTTCAATATCCTGAGCCACGCCTATCCGGAAAGTCTTGACGGTACGCGCGTTCTGGACGTTTTCGCCGGAACCGGTGCGGTCGGGCTGGAGGCTCTTTCGCGCGGCTGTCGCGTGGCGCTCTTCGTCGAAAACGGCGTTGAGGGCAGGGGGCTGCTCTGGGAAAATATCGATGCGCTCGGCCTGCATGGCCGCGCCCGCATCCTGCGGCGTGACGCCACCAAGCTTGGCGGTGTCAACAATATCGAGCCTTTCGATCTTCTGTTTGCCGATCCACCCTATGGCCATGGCCATGGGGAAAAGGCGTTCGCGGCAGCACATGGCGGCGGCTGGCTCACACCCGGCGCGCTTGCCATTCTGGAAGAGCGCGGTGATGTTGCGGTCAATGTCGATCCAGCGTTCAAGCTGCTTGAAAGCCGTATCTTCGGCGACACGAAAATGCATTTCTACCGTTACGAGCCCTGA
- a CDS encoding patatin-like phospholipase family protein, protein MEQGVNESVTIVRAGEDVLEGGGTGGQEPTFGVALGGGGARGICHINVIEALDELGIRPVALSGSSIGSIIGSGMAAGMTGREIREYTLELMGRKGSVANRLWSLGPASMRHAVDGFRLGQFNLELILHALMPQALPKDFSELAIPLKVITTDYYAQTEVVVESGEIIQALAASAAIPALFMPVRIDGRIMIDGGIFNPVPYEHLLDQADIVIGVDVVGGPEGDGTTMPNRLDSLFGASQLMMQAAIALKLRLRPPHIFLRPPVHRFGVLDFLKSEEVLNASAGIKDDLKRQIDMQVELFHRGQGVEA, encoded by the coding sequence ATGGAGCAGGGTGTAAACGAGAGCGTCACGATCGTCCGCGCCGGAGAAGATGTTCTCGAAGGCGGCGGCACGGGTGGCCAGGAGCCGACATTCGGCGTGGCGCTCGGCGGCGGCGGTGCGCGCGGCATCTGCCACATCAACGTCATCGAGGCGCTGGACGAACTCGGTATCCGGCCGGTGGCGCTATCAGGCTCATCGATCGGTTCCATCATCGGTTCAGGCATGGCGGCCGGCATGACGGGCCGGGAAATCCGTGAATATACGCTCGAACTCATGGGGCGGAAGGGTTCGGTGGCCAACCGGCTCTGGAGCCTCGGCCCGGCATCGATGCGCCATGCGGTGGACGGTTTTCGTCTCGGGCAATTCAATCTCGAACTCATTCTGCACGCTTTGATGCCGCAAGCTTTGCCGAAGGACTTTTCCGAACTCGCCATCCCGCTCAAGGTGATAACCACCGATTATTATGCCCAGACCGAGGTTGTGGTGGAGAGCGGCGAGATCATCCAGGCGCTGGCCGCGTCTGCCGCCATTCCGGCCCTGTTCATGCCTGTTCGTATCGATGGTCGCATCATGATCGATGGCGGCATCTTCAATCCCGTGCCCTACGAGCATCTGCTGGACCAGGCCGATATCGTCATCGGCGTTGATGTGGTCGGCGGTCCCGAAGGCGACGGCACCACCATGCCGAACCGGCTGGACAGCCTGTTCGGCGCCAGCCAGCTGATGATGCAGGCGGCGATTGCCCTGAAACTGAGGTTACGTCCGCCGCACATCTTCCTGCGCCCGCCGGTGCACCGTTTCGGCGTGCTGGATTTCCTGAAGTCCGAGGAGGTGCTGAACGCATCGGCCGGCATCAAGGACGATCTGAAACGGCAGATCGACATGCAGGTGGAACTGTTTCATCGCGGGCAGGGCGTGGAGGCTTGA
- a CDS encoding potassium transporter TrkA has protein sequence MTEHDALFSEPLLLLAGAVIAASVFRKLGLGTVLGYLVAGIIIGPFLHLVTDAKDIFNVSELGVVFLLFIIGLELKPSRIWQMRRDILGLGLAQVLVTGSVLAAIAWWAGLIDARGSLVAGFGLALSSTAFALQILADDGDMNTRHGNRSFSILLFQDLAIVPLLALVTILSNRPDVPTDSMSYDLLASIIAVAGMVLAGRYLLTPMFQIIARTGAREVMIAAALFVVIGAAAIMEAVGLSMGMGALLAGLMLSESSYRHELEADIEPFRGLFLALFFMAVGMSLHVNIVYEHILLILIAVPAMMAVKAGLIYVLCRIAGSSRYASSRIALLLAQGGEFGFVLFTTAAASGLFPQATASILVAVVTLSMALTPLLAVISRRLTAEDAEEDKLEEDFDGAGADVLMIGFSRFGQIASQILLAGGRDVTVIDSSADRVRQAARFGFRIFFGDGTRKDVLIAAGIERADLVAVCTHKKEVTDRIIDMIQSEFPSVRIYVRSYDRVHSLDLRKKGVEYEIRETLESGLLFGRRILEGLDMDGERALAIADDIRERDEERLQLQAVEGLAAGRQMLHNKPVREVKPEPLMKPKNKAEKREEEEEDGETEVSL, from the coding sequence ATGACCGAGCACGACGCTCTCTTTTCCGAACCCCTGCTGCTTCTGGCCGGCGCGGTCATCGCGGCCTCGGTTTTCCGCAAGCTCGGGCTTGGCACCGTGCTGGGCTATCTTGTGGCGGGCATCATCATCGGGCCGTTCCTACATCTGGTCACGGATGCGAAGGACATCTTCAACGTCTCGGAACTGGGCGTGGTTTTCCTGCTCTTCATCATCGGGCTGGAACTGAAACCATCGCGCATATGGCAGATGCGGCGCGACATTCTGGGGCTCGGACTGGCGCAGGTGCTGGTGACGGGCAGCGTGCTGGCCGCCATCGCCTGGTGGGCGGGGTTGATCGATGCACGCGGCAGTCTCGTCGCCGGTTTCGGCCTTGCGCTTTCCTCCACCGCCTTTGCGCTGCAAATCCTTGCCGATGACGGCGACATGAACACCCGGCACGGCAATCGCTCCTTTTCGATCCTGCTGTTTCAGGATCTCGCCATCGTGCCGCTTCTTGCCCTCGTCACCATTCTTTCGAACCGCCCGGACGTGCCGACGGATTCAATGTCCTACGATCTCCTCGCTTCGATCATCGCGGTGGCGGGCATGGTGCTGGCGGGGCGTTACCTGCTGACACCGATGTTCCAGATCATTGCCCGCACGGGCGCGCGCGAAGTGATGATCGCCGCCGCGCTCTTCGTGGTCATCGGTGCGGCCGCCATAATGGAAGCTGTCGGGCTTTCGATGGGCATGGGCGCATTGCTGGCGGGGCTGATGCTGTCGGAATCCTCCTACCGGCATGAGCTGGAAGCGGATATCGAGCCGTTCCGCGGGTTGTTTCTGGCGCTGTTCTTCATGGCCGTCGGCATGTCGCTGCATGTCAATATCGTCTATGAGCACATTCTTCTCATACTGATCGCCGTGCCGGCGATGATGGCGGTGAAGGCGGGCCTGATTTACGTTCTGTGCCGCATTGCCGGTTCGTCGCGTTATGCGTCCAGCCGCATCGCGCTGCTTCTGGCGCAGGGCGGCGAATTCGGTTTCGTGCTTTTCACCACGGCCGCCGCCTCGGGGCTGTTCCCGCAGGCGACCGCCTCGATCCTCGTTGCCGTGGTCACGCTTTCCATGGCGCTGACGCCGCTTCTGGCGGTGATTTCACGCCGGCTGACGGCGGAGGATGCGGAGGAGGACAAGCTGGAAGAGGATTTCGACGGCGCGGGTGCGGATGTGCTGATGATCGGCTTTTCCCGCTTCGGCCAGATAGCCTCGCAGATCCTTCTCGCCGGCGGGCGCGACGTCACCGTCATCGACAGCTCCGCCGACCGCGTGCGCCAGGCCGCCCGTTTCGGCTTCCGCATCTTTTTCGGCGATGGCACCCGCAAGGACGTGCTGATCGCCGCTGGAATAGAACGGGCCGATCTCGTTGCCGTCTGCACCCACAAGAAAGAGGTCACCGACCGTATCATCGATATGATCCAGTCGGAATTTCCAAGCGTGCGCATCTATGTCCGCTCCTATGACCGCGTGCATTCGCTCGACCTCAGGAAAAAGGGCGTGGAATACGAGATCCGTGAGACGCTGGAATCGGGCTTGCTGTTCGGCAGGCGCATTCTGGAAGGGCTGGATATGGATGGCGAAAGGGCGCTGGCGATTGCCGACGATATTCGCGAACGCGACGAGGAGCGGTTGCAGCTACAGGCCGTGGAAGGCCTCGCCGCCGGCCGGCAGATGCTGCACAACAAGCCGGTGCGCGAGGTGAAGCCGGAGCCGCTGATGAAGCCGAAGAACAAGGCGGAGAAGCGGGAAGAAGAAGAGGAAGACGGGGAAACGGAAGTCTCGTTGTAG
- a CDS encoding TldD/PmbA family protein yields MSSEIDSSKLLDRASQLVDLARAAGADEADAVVVRSRSQSVGVRLGKVESTESSESDDFSLRVFVGRRVASVSANPGFDLKTLAERAVAMAKVSPEDPFACLADKERLATSYDDLELFDATEVSADQLRETALASEEAALAIKGVSNSSGAGASSGMGGLVLATSHGFSGSYMGSRFSRSVSVIAGEGTKMERDYDFDSRLYYADLDAAEEIGRRAGEKVVRRVGPRQVDTGSNITVVFDPRIARGFVGAIAGAINGASVARKTSFLRDKMGQQVLKKGLYLTDDPQIVRGPSSRPFDGEGVRGEKMTMIEDGVLKHWFLSTSAARELGLETNGRGVRGGTAVSPASTNLALEPGDLSPEDLLRQVGTGFYVTELIGHGANMITGEYSCGASGFWIENGEKTFAVSEVTIASNLKDMFMRVTPANDIDRKYGVAAPTLAIEGMTIAGK; encoded by the coding sequence ATGTCCTCAGAAATAGATTCTTCCAAACTTCTCGATCGCGCCAGCCAGCTTGTCGATCTTGCCCGTGCCGCCGGTGCGGATGAGGCGGATGCCGTTGTCGTTCGCTCCCGCTCGCAATCGGTCGGCGTGCGGCTCGGCAAGGTGGAAAGCACCGAATCCTCCGAAAGCGACGATTTTTCCCTGCGCGTCTTCGTTGGCCGCCGGGTGGCGAGCGTTTCCGCCAATCCGGGCTTCGACCTGAAGACCTTGGCGGAACGGGCGGTGGCCATGGCGAAGGTTTCGCCGGAAGACCCCTTTGCCTGCCTTGCGGACAAGGAACGGTTGGCCACTTCCTATGACGATCTCGAGCTTTTCGATGCGACGGAAGTGTCGGCCGATCAGCTGCGCGAGACAGCCCTTGCCTCGGAAGAGGCAGCACTTGCGATCAAGGGCGTCAGCAATTCCTCGGGCGCCGGCGCATCGAGCGGCATGGGCGGCCTCGTCCTTGCCACATCCCACGGTTTTTCCGGCAGCTATATGGGCAGCCGCTTCAGCCGTTCCGTCAGCGTCATTGCCGGCGAAGGCACGAAGATGGAGCGTGACTACGATTTCGACAGCCGTCTTTATTATGCCGATCTCGATGCCGCTGAAGAAATCGGCCGCCGCGCCGGTGAAAAAGTCGTGCGGCGCGTCGGTCCGCGCCAGGTCGATACCGGTAGCAATATCACTGTGGTTTTCGATCCGCGCATCGCCCGCGGCTTTGTCGGTGCGATTGCCGGCGCTATCAACGGCGCGTCGGTTGCTCGCAAGACCAGCTTCCTGCGCGATAAAATGGGTCAGCAGGTTCTGAAAAAGGGCCTTTATCTCACCGACGATCCGCAGATTGTGCGCGGCCCATCCTCGCGTCCCTTCGATGGCGAGGGCGTGCGCGGCGAGAAGATGACGATGATCGAGGACGGTGTGCTGAAGCACTGGTTCCTGTCCACCTCGGCGGCGCGGGAACTTGGCCTTGAAACCAACGGTCGCGGCGTGCGCGGCGGCACGGCGGTTTCGCCGGCCTCCACCAATCTGGCGCTGGAGCCGGGCGATCTCTCGCCGGAGGATCTGCTGAGACAGGTCGGAACCGGCTTTTACGTCACCGAGCTGATCGGCCACGGTGCCAATATGATTACGGGTGAATATAGCTGCGGCGCCAGCGGTTTCTGGATCGAGAACGGCGAAAAGACCTTCGCCGTTTCCGAGGTCACCATCGCCTCGAACCTGAAGGACATGTTCATGCGGGTCACGCCGGCTAACGATATCGACCGCAAATACGGCGTCGCGGCCCCGACGCTTGCCATTGAAGGCATGACGATCGCGGGCAAGTGA
- a CDS encoding 3'(2'),5'-bisphosphate nucleotidase CysQ, which produces MNDMAEARWASDLRLVLEAARKAGETALGFFRKDPEVWWKNGGLSPVSAADYAANEILETILRSARPDYGWLSEETDDDTDRLSRSTVFVVDPIDGTRAFIGGRDTWCVSVAVVHEGRPVVAVLVAPALAEEFTALDGGEALKNGEPISAALKNVGIFHLAAPEDVVTHLPEEVRRSVKRIPHVPSLAYRLAMVADGRIDGTLVKANSHEWDLAAADLILERAGGRLVGLDGKPLMYNRRQVNHPALCAAADYALPTLLKAFSHLSDS; this is translated from the coding sequence ATGAACGATATGGCTGAGGCCCGCTGGGCCTCCGATCTGAGGCTGGTCCTCGAAGCCGCCCGCAAGGCGGGCGAGACGGCCCTCGGTTTCTTCCGCAAGGATCCCGAGGTCTGGTGGAAGAATGGCGGGCTTTCGCCGGTCAGCGCGGCCGACTACGCCGCCAATGAAATCCTCGAAACCATCTTGCGCTCCGCCCGGCCGGATTATGGCTGGCTTTCCGAAGAGACGGATGACGATACGGACCGCCTTTCCCGCTCCACCGTCTTCGTGGTCGATCCTATCGACGGCACCCGCGCCTTCATCGGCGGCCGGGACACCTGGTGCGTCAGCGTCGCGGTGGTGCATGAAGGGCGGCCGGTGGTTGCGGTCCTCGTCGCACCCGCGCTTGCCGAGGAATTCACGGCACTGGACGGTGGTGAGGCGCTGAAGAATGGCGAGCCCATTTCTGCCGCGCTTAAGAATGTCGGCATCTTCCATCTGGCTGCACCGGAAGACGTGGTCACGCATCTGCCGGAAGAGGTACGGCGCAGCGTCAAGCGCATTCCGCACGTACCCTCGCTTGCCTATCGGCTGGCCATGGTGGCCGATGGCCGTATCGACGGAACGCTGGTCAAGGCCAACTCGCACGAGTGGGATCTCGCCGCCGCCGACCTGATCCTCGAAAGGGCCGGCGGCCGTCTGGTGGGTCTCGATGGAAAACCTCTGATGTATAATCGCCGGCAGGTGAACCACCCCGCATTGTGCGCCGCAGCAGATTATGCGCTGCCCACGCTTTTGAAAGCGTTTTCGCATCTGTCCGACAGTTGA
- a CDS encoding DUF4170 domain-containing protein → MTEAGKQKQLLHLVFGGELENLQDVQFRDLNALDIVGIYPDYASALTAWKSKAQMTVDNAHMRYFIVHMHRLLNPDDKI, encoded by the coding sequence ATGACGGAAGCCGGCAAACAGAAACAGCTGCTGCACCTTGTATTCGGTGGCGAACTGGAAAACCTTCAGGATGTTCAGTTCCGGGATTTGAATGCGCTCGATATCGTCGGCATCTATCCGGATTACGCTTCCGCGCTCACCGCATGGAAATCCAAGGCGCAGATGACTGTTGATAACGCCCATATGCGTTATTTTATCGTGCATATGCACCGTCTTCTCAATCCGGACGATAAAATTTGA
- a CDS encoding 3-deoxy-D-manno-octulosonic acid transferase: MSSRIARFALSGYRIAGIAAYPFARPYLSWRAAKGKEDKRRRLERFGYASAERPRGPLVWFHAASVGETLALIPLIREIRKRDIFVLLTTGTVTSAELTRTRLGDDVIHQYVPLDIKIAVNRFLAYWAPDAAITAESEIWPVTMMELERRHIPQIRVNARLSDRSFDRWKNRHDIAESLFSKLALVVAQSDLDAERFRDLGSWPVVISGNLKGDTDPPPCDEALLEAYRKQVGNRKTWAAISTFDGEEKAAATVHAAIKSRNGQLTIIVPRHPERGDDVEAMLKGMGLTVARRSRNDVITPETDIFLGDSIGEMGLYLRLTELAFVGRSLTAEGGQNPLEPAMLGCAVLSGAHVQNFREAYQKLIRAGGGRIIRDVEMLAKAVHYLLVNDNERYKMIDAGNRVIQDMRGALSLTVKALEPYINPLTVSAKLQPRSAIGSW; the protein is encoded by the coding sequence ATGAGCAGCCGTATCGCACGTTTCGCTCTTTCCGGTTACCGGATTGCCGGTATCGCCGCCTATCCCTTTGCCCGTCCCTATCTTTCCTGGCGGGCGGCAAAGGGCAAGGAAGACAAGCGCCGTCGGCTCGAGCGTTTCGGCTATGCCAGCGCCGAGCGCCCGCGCGGGCCGTTGGTCTGGTTCCATGCCGCAAGCGTCGGCGAAACGCTGGCTCTCATTCCGCTGATCCGCGAAATACGCAAGCGCGACATTTTCGTGCTTTTGACCACCGGAACGGTCACCTCCGCAGAACTGACCCGCACCCGGCTTGGCGACGATGTGATCCATCAATATGTGCCGCTCGACATCAAGATAGCGGTCAACCGTTTCCTCGCCTATTGGGCGCCGGATGCCGCCATCACCGCTGAATCGGAAATCTGGCCGGTGACGATGATGGAGCTGGAACGCCGGCACATCCCGCAGATCCGGGTCAATGCGCGCCTCTCCGACCGGTCCTTCGACCGCTGGAAAAACCGGCACGACATTGCGGAATCGCTGTTTTCCAAGCTGGCGCTGGTGGTTGCGCAATCGGATCTCGATGCCGAACGCTTCCGCGATCTCGGCTCCTGGCCAGTGGTGATATCAGGCAACCTCAAGGGCGACACCGATCCGCCACCCTGTGACGAGGCTCTTCTTGAGGCCTATCGCAAGCAGGTCGGCAATCGCAAGACCTGGGCGGCGATCTCCACCTTCGATGGTGAGGAAAAGGCTGCCGCCACCGTGCATGCGGCGATCAAGTCGCGCAACGGCCAACTGACCATCATCGTGCCGCGCCATCCCGAGCGCGGCGACGATGTGGAAGCCATGCTGAAGGGCATGGGGCTGACCGTCGCGCGCCGTAGCAGGAATGACGTGATCACGCCGGAAACCGATATTTTCCTCGGCGATTCCATCGGCGAAATGGGGCTTTATCTGCGTTTGACCGAGCTTGCCTTTGTCGGCCGCTCGCTGACGGCGGAAGGCGGGCAGAACCCGCTGGAACCGGCGATGCTGGGATGCGCCGTATTGTCCGGCGCGCATGTGCAGAATTTCCGCGAGGCCTATCAGAAGCTGATCCGCGCTGGCGGCGGTCGTATCATCCGCGATGTGGAGATGCTGGCCAAGGCGGTGCATTATCTGCTGGTCAACGACAATGAGCGTTACAAGATGATCGATGCTGGCAACCGGGTCATCCAGGATATGCGCGGCGCGCTTTCTCTGACCGTCAAGGCGCTGGAACCCTATATCAACCCGCTTACCGTTTCCGCCAAGCTGCAACCGCGGAGCGCCATCGGTTCATGGTAG
- a CDS encoding HAD family hydrolase → MVADIELNTAQSIVAVLFDKDGTLLGYDASWGPVNRELAAIAAKGDAVLADRLLSACGMDPVTGHVVPDSLLAAGNTAEIAAGLVAAGSPCNVEELTARLDRLFTEAADKSVPVTDLKAFFARLKARGYKLGIASSDNENSIRQTAIRFGFENDVDFVAGYDSGYGTKPQPGMVLGFCEAIGFPPERVAVVGDNNHDLHMAKNAGAGLRIAVLTGTGSRESLGADADYCFDDITALEALLPEQAL, encoded by the coding sequence ATGGTAGCGGATATCGAACTCAACACGGCGCAGTCTATCGTCGCGGTCCTTTTCGACAAGGACGGTACGCTTCTCGGCTATGACGCCAGCTGGGGTCCGGTGAACCGCGAGCTTGCGGCGATTGCCGCCAAGGGCGATGCCGTTCTCGCCGACCGGCTTCTTTCCGCCTGCGGCATGGACCCGGTCACCGGCCATGTCGTGCCGGACAGCCTTCTGGCCGCTGGCAACACGGCGGAAATCGCCGCCGGTCTGGTTGCCGCCGGCTCGCCCTGCAATGTCGAGGAACTGACGGCTCGCCTCGACCGGCTGTTTACCGAGGCGGCGGATAAATCCGTGCCGGTGACCGATCTCAAGGCGTTTTTCGCAAGGCTGAAGGCACGCGGCTACAAGCTCGGCATCGCTTCCAGCGACAATGAAAATTCCATCCGCCAGACGGCCATCCGTTTCGGTTTTGAAAACGATGTGGATTTTGTCGCGGGATATGACAGCGGTTATGGCACCAAGCCGCAACCCGGCATGGTTCTCGGTTTCTGCGAGGCGATAGGCTTCCCGCCCGAGCGTGTGGCCGTGGTCGGCGACAATAATCACGATCTGCATATGGCGAAAAACGCCGGAGCGGGATTGCGCATTGCCGTTCTGACGGGCACCGGCTCGCGCGAGAGCCTCGGCGCTGACGCCGATTATTGTTTCGACGACATTACCGCGCTTGAAGCGCTGTTGCCGGAACAGGCTCTCTGA
- a CDS encoding tetraacyldisaccharide 4'-kinase produces the protein MVSEAPPFWWQKAGWQAWLLSPFSLLYGKIAGRRMRTAKRASVSVPVICIGNFTVGGAGKTPTAMAIARAAAAKGLKPGFLSRGYGGTLDVTTLVDPGQHRSADVGDEPLLLAREAVTVISRKRVEGAHRLVKEGVDLIIMDDGFQSARLTLDYALVVIDTLRGIGNGHLVPGGPVRAPLAEQMRQMTGLLKVGNGHAADPLVRQAAKAAKPVFVAAITPQEPQDFRGSRVLAYAGIADPAKFYRTVEALGGDIVLQRSFPDHHHFSDDEIADLLADAARQNLQLVTTAKDAVRLNGHHGRAEELLWNSLVIEIDMVFDDPNAAATIIDTAVANCRARLLRDNARTSL, from the coding sequence ATGGTTTCTGAAGCGCCGCCATTCTGGTGGCAGAAAGCGGGCTGGCAGGCGTGGCTCCTGTCACCTTTTTCGCTTCTCTACGGCAAGATCGCCGGCCGGCGGATGCGAACGGCGAAGAGGGCAAGCGTTTCCGTTCCGGTTATATGCATCGGCAATTTCACCGTGGGCGGCGCCGGAAAGACACCGACGGCCATGGCAATTGCCAGAGCCGCCGCCGCGAAAGGCCTGAAGCCCGGTTTTCTCAGCCGCGGTTATGGCGGCACGCTTGACGTCACCACGCTTGTCGATCCCGGACAGCACCGCTCTGCCGACGTCGGCGATGAACCTCTGCTTCTGGCGCGAGAGGCGGTCACGGTCATTTCCCGCAAGCGGGTGGAAGGCGCACACCGGCTGGTGAAGGAAGGCGTCGATCTCATCATCATGGATGACGGCTTTCAGAGCGCGCGCCTGACGCTGGATTACGCGCTTGTCGTCATCGATACGCTGCGCGGCATCGGCAATGGCCATCTCGTCCCGGGCGGGCCGGTGAGAGCACCGCTCGCCGAGCAGATGCGGCAGATGACCGGTCTTTTGAAGGTCGGCAACGGCCATGCGGCCGATCCGCTGGTCAGGCAGGCGGCGAAAGCCGCCAAACCCGTCTTCGTTGCGGCGATCACGCCGCAGGAGCCGCAGGACTTCAGGGGAAGCCGCGTTCTGGCCTATGCGGGTATTGCCGACCCGGCCAAGTTTTATCGAACCGTCGAAGCGCTCGGCGGTGACATCGTGCTGCAACGCTCCTTCCCGGATCACCATCATTTCAGCGACGACGAGATCGCCGATCTTCTTGCGGATGCGGCCAGACAGAATCTGCAGCTGGTGACGACGGCCAAGGACGCCGTGCGGCTTAACGGACATCACGGCCGGGCCGAAGAATTGCTGTGGAACAGTCTGGTGATCGAAATCGACATGGTGTTTGACGACCCCAATGCGGCCGCGACCATCATCGATACGGCGGTGGCGAACTGCCGTGCGCGTTTGCTGCGGGACAATGCGCGGACGTCGCTTTAG
- a CDS encoding DUF2093 domain-containing protein, whose amino-acid sequence MNRFEGGGNRLAVIEYLDGDFRIVQTGSHVVCAITGKSIPLDELRYWSVARQEAYVDAAASLEAEQKAGNLPA is encoded by the coding sequence ATGAACAGATTTGAGGGAGGCGGCAACCGCCTCGCCGTCATCGAATATCTCGACGGTGATTTCCGGATCGTGCAGACCGGCTCGCATGTCGTCTGCGCCATCACCGGCAAAAGCATTCCGCTCGATGAGCTGCGCTACTGGAGCGTGGCGCGGCAGGAAGCCTATGTGGATGCGGCGGCTTCGCTGGAAGCTGAACAGAAGGCTGGTAATCTGCCGGCGTGA